Genomic segment of Candidatus Poribacteria bacterium:
ACATATCGATCAGAACGCCCTCGTCAGGGATGGAAAAGCGGCGCAGCAAGGTATCTATGCGATGCACAAAATCCATTTTCCGAGCTGCTATGACCCAGAATTTCTCACACGTGTTCGAGATCCACGCCTCACCGATCCACTTGTCGATCTACTCGGTCCAGATATCCTCGGTATCAACACGTTATTTATCTGGAAAGCCCCGAAGATCGGTCTCGGTTTCCCGTGGCATCAAGATAAGTTCTATTTCCGCACTCGGTTTAGGACAGAGACAACTGTTGGAACATGGACAGCGATCGATCCGGCAGATCGAGAGAACGGTTGTCTCTACGTTATCCCGGGTAGCCATAAATGGGATATTTTTGAACACGGCGACCTTGAAGGCTCACAACAGCAGGAATTTAAGATGGCACGCGGTGTCCGCGACGAAGACGGTGTAGCGGTGGAAGTGCCGCCTGGTGCGGTTATCTGGTTCCATAGCCATCTCCTGCACAAGAGTATGGACAATCACAGCCTACGGTTCCGCCGGAGTTTCGTCGCCCATTACCTGAGCGCGCAAGCGGAATGGGTAAAACCTAAACCGGCGGGTGGGTCTGCTGTTATGTGGATTCGCGGTAAGACCTATCCGGGTAAAGTCCAAGAAGTCGAACATGATGTCGTCCCCATCCCCGAATTTTAGGAAACCACGATGAATACAGATTCAACACGACAAGACTTACGTTTTGGCTTGCGTTCAGATGAACTTTCCTATTGGAAGGAGAATGGCTATCTTGTGCGTCTAAACGTATTCACTGCTGAAGAGAACGATGCCCTTCGTCAAGTTGCTGAAGATGTCGTGGATGGAAAACGTCCATATCCAGATACGAACATTGATCAGAACGCGCTCGTCAGAGACGGGAAAGTAGAAGAGCAAGGCATCTATGCGATGCACAAAATCCATCATCCGAGTTGTTACTGTCCGGAATTCCTGGCGCGTGTGCGCGATCTGCGGCTCACGGATCCACTCGTTGATATCCTCGGCCCGGACATCCTTGGCATCAATAATCTATTTATCTGGAAGGCACCGAAGATCGGTCTCGGTTTCCCGTGGCATCAGGACAAATTCTACTTTCGCAACCGGTTTAATACGGAAACGACCGTCGGGACATGGACGGCTATCGACACAGCAGATCGAGACAACGGTTGTCTCTATGTGATCCCCGGTAGTCACAAACGGGATATTTTTGAGCATGACGACCTTGAAGGCTCACAACAACAAGAATTCAAACTCGCGCGTGGTGCCCGCGATGAAGAAGGTGTTCCAGTAGAGGTGCCACCCGGTGCGGTTATTTGGTTCCATAGTCATCTCTTGCATAAGAGCACGGACAACCATAGCCTGCGGTTCCGTCGGAGTTATGTCATCCACTACCTCAGTGCACAAGCAGAATGGGCACATCCTGCGGCACTCAAAAGTAGACAAAGACAACCCGTCATGTGGATTCGCGGTAAGACCTTCCCCAATAAAGTTCACGAGGTCGAGCGCGATGTGCGCCCAACCTCCGAATCCACTTGACATACAACACCAAAGGAATACGTAACAATGATTGCTTGGAAATCACCTGTGATGATATTGATGATCCTGCTATGTGGCACTGGCCTCAGTGTAGCAGACGTCTTAGAAGACGCGCTCGTTGGCGCGTGGCTTTTCGACGAGAACCAAGGCGGGACAGCGGCAGATGCCTCTGGAAACGGGCATGATGGCGATATTCAGGGTGCGAAATGGGTTCAAGGCAAAATAGGAACGGCTCTCGAATTCAACGGTGATGGTAATATCGTAGAAATTCCACATGATAAAGTGTTCGACCTCACCGAATACACAATATCGGCGTGGATCAAAACGGAGCCAACGGGTCTCTGGCAAACCGTGATCGGGAAAGAGCCTGTCGCTGGGAACCCGAGGAATTATGGGATCTTCGTTGCGGGCAATACGAAACTGCTTGGCGTGAACTACACCACTGCTGGTGCATGGAAGACCGCCTTTAGCAAGACGGTCGCTGCGGATGGCAAGTGGCATCACGTTGCTGCAACCTTTGATGGCACGTTCCTTCGTGCGTATTTTGACGGTGTGATGGAGGGCGAAACTAAGACCGAAATCCCGCCGGATCACAATACGGAACCTGTCCGAATCGGACGCTGGGGGAATCCGAGAGGCGATTATTGGGCGGGCGTGCTTGATGAGGTCGCAATGTTTAGTCAGGCGTTGACGGAAGACGAGATCAACGACATCACGATGAACATGCGCGATGCGTTAGCCGTCGAGGCATCGGGGAAGCTTACGGTGACCTGGGGGACACTCAAGCGGTCCTTTTCGCGATAAGTTCACACAGACGAACAACAGGAGGCAGATTTTTCTCGTATTCTTCTCGTGCCTTCCTTGACGACTCGTTCACCTAAGCAGAATTTCAGTGATTTTTCAACACGCTGAATATTGCTCAGTTCCAACGCTTCGGTCAGTTCTATTTCCACCTGCTTAAGCCAATCCATGAAACACGCTTGTCGGATCGGATGTTCCTGCCATTCAGCTGCGAAGTTTTCAAGCGGGTTCACCGGATTGCGTATGAGAGTCACGCCGTTATTATCATATTCAATATAGTGCGGCATTTGTGTTAAAATCTTCAGTAGCGTTTGTTGAAGATCTTTCTCGTTGTAGTAGGCATGCGCCGCAAGCGTCGTGATAATAATAGAGGATGGTTTAGCCTTTTCGTCATAGGCAAATTGATTCTTATCGAACCAAATGTCGCGGTGTCTCTTCAAAATCTGAATAGATTGCTGAATTGGTGTTTTGATTCTATAGTCAGGCACGTTGTCAATCTGCCTTCGCGTTAGAGACCTTCGGATTGCGGCACCCCTTTTTTTCATGCGACTTCGGAACCATTCGGCGTATCCCTTCGGATTACTGCACGGCCAGTTAGTATCAATTTGACAGTAATTGGGTAAAGTATTATCCGTAATTGCAATCTCGAAATCTAACCGGTTAGAAGATGAACCCTCTTTCGATTCAGGGGGAAATTTGAAGGGGGCAGCGTTTGAAACCGCAGGTAAGATATCCACGTGGAACTGAGCACCGTTAGCGTAATTCAATTTCCAAGAATGCTGAGTCTCTTTGGGTAGAAAGCACATATTCATAGCATGGGCATAAGCCTTGATTTCCTTCCCGACTAAATGCTTTAATTTTTCTTGACTGATTTCGGTTTTCTGAAGACGCACTTCACTGACAAGGTCTATATCATATTCTTCGGCATCAGACAAAGGTTTCGTGACAGTACCAAGTACAAAAGAACCTTGCGGGTAAATTTCAGGGCTGTAGCAAGCAACTTTAGATTCGTCCCGTTCCAACCACGCGCCGAGCGATTCATAAAGCTTTACAATGTGTGTATAGTGGTTTTCAGAAATGTCTAATGCGTCGGCTATGGCTTCAAGCAGCGGACTGGCTTGCGCCGGGTAAGTAAGTGTAGGAACTTCTCCTGTCCCGCGTTCAAGCCTCTCACGGACGACTTTGTCTACAGCGCGTTGAATTTGTCGTCTTGTAAACTTGCCTCGCTTGGGGGGATATTTAACCGTTCTTTTCCGTGCCATGTGAACCACCTCCTTAGATCACATTTCAACCGGTTGTTCGCTATTTTTCTCTAACCATCTGACAATCACCGAAGCGTAATCATTAAAAATCATATCTTCGGCATCTAATCGAAGCTCTTCAGCTGTCTGAGGCAAATCTTTCATAAATTTTTGGTAACGTTCCCAAATGATGCTTCCACCCGGGATTATCTGCCGTCCCGATGCAGTGCGAAGCCAGTTCCGAACAACTCCCACAATCGTTTCAAGATCGTTGCTGTGTGCCTGAATGTCCTGTCCAGCGATATCCGAGATAAACTGCTGATACCGGTACGGCTCTTTATCCAAGACGAGACATTTTTTCTCTTTCTGATCCGCTACTCCGAACTTCTTTGCCCCGAGGAAAATACCCAATTCCAGAGGCATATTAAATCGCGGAAACCCCGAACTCTCGTCTAATTCTATTCTGGATATATCATGAATTCCATAACAGCAATCCGCAACGATGTTGTAAATCTTATCGATGCGGACCTGACTCGCATCTTCTTCCTCAAGAGCACACCGGGCAATGAAACCGCAATCGTGGACAGTAAACACTATTGCATCAAACAATGGCTTATACGCTGGATCGAAGGGGCAATTGATAAAAACATTATCAGTATAGTGAGTTGATCTCATGATCTCCTACGGTTGCGTTGAATTCCGGACAGATTTTCGCGACGTGAAATTGATTAACCTTTAGGAATTATGCCATAAACCTGCCCGGATATCAAGACGTTTTTACGACTTTTTAGGGACATTTCGTCCGATTTTTAGTCTATTGGGGCGATATCTGCATGCCGTAGGCGAGGTTTGAAACCTCGTCTGTAAAGGGGTCTGCGTAAACCCTGCTTTAGAGAGGATTCAAAAAATCATTCGTTTTCAAATCCTATTCTTCTCACGTTATACCATTTCTAAGAGATTATATCGCATTGACAGATCGCCTCAAAGACTGCACAGGCTAACAGCCTATGCTACAAAGAGCTCGTTTATTGAAGCATTTTCAATCAGAAATGGTATTAGTAAATATTTATCAGGGTCATTTTTTAGATGAAGTTTAAATAAATATTTCGGTTGAAAAATGATTACCGTGTGGGCTGATCTGGGGGTTGGGGTTGGGAATCGAACCCGTAGATACGGCGCAGGGTCGGGGTGGCGCGTTCGATGACCTCCGGCTTGAGGTGATGCACGAAGTCGAACATCGGTTTGACAAACGAACGACAACAGAAACATATCAGAGCAATGCGCTGCTGATCGGTTTTATTGGCACCGGCGGAGTGCCAGATTGCACCATTAAAGAGGAACACAGAACCCTTCGGTGCGGAGAGTCGAACCTCATCGGGATGGTGGGTAGTGCCCGGAGGCGGTTTGATCCGCTGCAGATGGATACCTGGCACATGACGCGTGCCGCCGTTCTCCGGCGTGAAATCGTCGAGCAACCAAAGACTGTTAGCGACCAGCGGGAAACTGGGCAGTGGTTCCGGCATCGTTCCAAGCACGCTATCGACATGGTAGCCACCATCCGGCGCGCCCGGATCGATAATATTGGAAGTGAGGGTGCTGAGCGTATAATCTGGAGCGAGCAGGTGTTCAAAATAGGGCATCACCTTCGGACGAGCGACGAGCTGCTCATACATCTGTCCCTTGTTGACTAACCAACGGACGTGCTGCCCATACCCATCGGTATGTTGACGCGCCAAGCCGTTCCGTTTTTCTTCTTCCGCCAACCGGAGTATGTCGGCTCTGTAGACCTCAATCTCCGCATCGGAAAGTACACCTGGGATAACAATGCATCCCTGTTCGTCCAATTGCTTCTTTTCCGCTTCGGTGATGCCCATTTTTGTGTTCTCCTTTAGTAAGCGAAATTGAATACGGAACTTACGCCGCAAAGGGTTTCAGACACTCCTCATAGACGTTGAAACGTTCGCCTTCATGCTCTTCGGCATCGACAAGTTTCAACCAGAGTGCACTGTCCTTCTTGTCACCACTCAACTGTCGACGGCTGCCGAGATTCGAGGGATCCGGTCCGCTCCAAACGACTTCCCCGCCTTGCATATAGATGAAATTGTTACGATAGCGGTCAATCAAGTCTTTCTGATTTTCGAGATAAACCAATCCCTGTTCACACGTCGTTCGCCGCCAGTTGGCGACCGTCCCTGGCGTATCCGTTTCGACAGAATCGAACTCCGCCAAGGGTGCCTTGACTTCACTCTCCCAGTCGATTTCATCTAAGTTGACAGTGCCGTATCCGCGCTGTGCTGCGATGAGGATATGGTTCCGATCACGCTTGAAGGGGGGTGTGGGCCAGTCGGACTGTGGATCGTGTCCCATCAGATGCATCCCAACGGTGTCAGTAGAGATCGGATGATCCCCCGCGATGAGTGCGTTACAGATTCTGCCGACACCACCCCATTCGCGTCCCCACTGCCCCGTCAACGCATCAATGATATTGAGGCACGGCTTCGTGATGAGTGCGAGATCCGGGAGTACATAGGAGAGTCGGATGAGATGATGGTAATAACTGCGTGTCCTGCCCTCTGGGAGCAGCATCGGTGGCAACCCGAACAGGTTTTTGGTGCACAAAGTGATACCCATGAAGGCGTGGTTCTTCATCTTCGCCACAGAAACGACGGCATCGGCATCGTCAAAACAAGAACTCAATGTATAGCGATCGAACATTGAACCACCGCCGGGGACATCGTAGACCGTGAAGGGGGGTAGGTTGGAATCGACGAACTGCACGTCGAATTCTTTGAGAAGGTATTCATAGTTGAAATTGGGGGGCATCCGATGCCCGTGGGTATACGGGTTTGTGTCGGTAGCGACCAACTGCGCCGTGGTGTGTTCCTTGATTAGTCGCAACACGGCACGACAGACGGCATCGTCTACCAATTCTCGGCGGCGCCCTTCAAAGTAGATAATGCGCTCAGCGGGCTTCATCATATTAAACTTCATGACCACCTTCTTGGCGGTCTCAATCGGTTTCCAAGCACGGGTGAGCGGATCGGTGATACGGCGGAGCGTTTGATAAATCTCCTCCTCCGTTGCGCGATAATCGCAATGTGCTGCTCTAACTTTGAATTGTTTCTCTTGCATGGTGCAACTCCATTTATTGACGTGAATTGGGAAAATAGTAGCATGCCATTAGAAAATTGTCAAATCCGACCAGTGATTATAATAAATCGTATTCCAAACTATAACTGTTGACGCAGCAACCGGCGCATCACCTTATTGGAGGCGGTTCGTGGCAATGCATCCACGATGACGACATCATGGATCCTGAATAGCGGATTGAGATGTTGGGAGAGCGCGGCTTGCAACGCATCATGGATATCCTGTTGGGAATCGGAATTCCCGTCTACATTTGTTGGTTTCTGAGATTCTGATGCTACCGGCACAGTATAAATGACGAGTTGGCTGGGACCTCCGTCTTTCGGTGAAACGGCGACCGCTGCTGTTTCTTGTATCCCATCAACCCCGTTAAGGACTTCCTCAATCTCTGCGGAACTCACCTTGATCCCGCTCAGGTTCATCGTATCATCAACGCGTCCGTGAATGCGGTAATAGCCGTCCGCTAACCTTTCAAGTGCATCGCCGTGCCGGCGTAGCTCAGGCCGTGGTGTCCCTGCAAAGTAGACCTCATTGTGCTCGGCGTTGAGCAGACTCGTGGAGAGACCGAGGGAGGGTGAGACAATGAAAACTTCACCGTTGTCAGAGGGGTTTCCATCGTCATCATAAAGCAGGAAATCTAAACCGAGTGCTGGCGTGGTAAAGGTCGAAGGTGCAGCGGGTTGCACTCGCGTCCCTGTGACATAAGCGCCTCCAATTTCGGTGCCCCCGCAATATTCTATCACCGGTTTATAACCCGCTAAGGACATGAGATAAAGCATTTCTTCTGGGTTCGAACATTCACCCGTTGAACTGAAGGCTCGGATAGACTGCCAGTCGAGCCCGTGCATACAATCTATATTTTTCCAGGCGCGCACGAGGGTAGGCACAACCCCGAGCATGCTGACCTTCGCGTTCTGGACAAAGACCCCGAAGTCACGTCCTGTGGGAACGCCATCATATAGGGCAATAGTGGCTTTGTTGATGAGGCTGGCATAGATGAGCCACGGTCCCATCATCCAACCGAGGTTCGTGTACCATGCCAACACGTCGTTGGCGTGAATGTCGTGGTGTAGATAGGCATCCGCTGCGCATTTGATCGGGGTGGTATGTGTCCACGGGATCGCTTTCGGTTCGCCAGTGGTCCCGGAGGAGAAAAGGATATTGGTATGGGCATCAGGATGGCACGGGATAGCGGTAAAGGTCTCGGTGTCACTTAGGAAGGCATCCCATGTCATATCGCCTTCACGTTGGGTTGGCGCGGCAGCGTCCCCGCCTTCATAGGAAAAAATAATCGCTTTCGGGGCATTTGCGGCGATTACTTTCTCATACAACGGGAGGTGTTTCCCTGCTCTGTTTATATAATCCTGTGTGAAGATCGCTTTTGCTTTGCCGATGCGGAGACGGGTGGCGATTTCGTCCGGTGCGAAACTATCGGCGATACCGACAACAACACAGCCCGCTTTGACGATCCCCAGATAGATAGCAACAGATTCAGCATTCATCGGCATGTCAACTGCCACGGCATCGCCCGGCTCCATACCAATTTCAACAAGCCCATTCGCGACGCGATTGGTGAGGGACTCCAGTTCGCGATAGGTGAATGTTGCCAGACCTTCATGGTTCTCTTGTTGCGTAGCAATGGCGATAGCCTCAGGAGATGCGCTGAAGCAGCTTTCGACGATGTTGAGTTCACGTAGATGTGTTGCGATGCCCGTTCCGTCTTGTTGTGCCTTGGGGTTTGTAGCCATTGTCTTAATGTCCAATGCCTCAATCATCATCTGCCAAAACGTGTCCCGATTCTGCACCGTCCACGCGTGGAGTTCACGATAGGTTTTCAGATTTAAAGTCGCCATTAGACGGGTGATATTTGCTTCGGTGATATCTGTATCTGTAGGAAACCATGCGGGGGCTGGCTGGTCTGTTGCGCGATCAAAGTCGGCATACACTGTCTCATAAAGCAGTTGGTGGAGTGCGAATGGGTGATGCGGCGTGAGAATGTGGCGTGAAATTTCGTGCCAACAGGCAGCGGGAGATTGGGTCTTCAATATCCGATTGACGGCTTTTACGATCTCTGATGCTTCTGTTTTGCCCAATCCGCAAGCAGTGAGTTGTTCAACAATCAGCATGAGACGGATTTCCTCTTTGTAGGGGCTGGGTTACCCAGCCTCTACCGTCGTTTGAGCGGTGGCATCTGTTTCAAATTCGACGAATCTGTAAACCTGACCTAAGGAGAGTTCTGCCTCAATCGAAACGAGTGGTAACACGTTTTCAAGTGCGCTAAATTCGCTGAGTATCCATTGTTTGCCCTGACGGAGGTAGTGTTCGATATGAACCTGATCTTGTGAAATAAGGATGTATTCTTGGAGGGATTCTAATTGCCGATAGCGTATGAATTTCTCACCTCGGTCATAGTTTGCGGTTGAATCGGAAAGCACTTCAATAACGACTCGCGGATTGATGAGTGTATCAAAAACATCATCCTCAAAGCGGGGTTCATCACAGACAATCGTAACATCTGGATAGAAATAGGAAACACCGGTGCTAATTCCGACGCGCATATCACTGCCATAGACTCTGCATCCTCGCTCCGTCACTTGGTTATAAAGTCCGTTTGCTGTATTCATCGTGATAAGATTATGTTCGTTACTGGCACCAGACATGGCAACGATCTCGCCGCTCAGGTATTCACTTTTGAGTGTTGCCTTCCGCTCGACAGCAATGTATTCCTCGGGGGTTAAGTAGGTTCGGGCTGCAATAGATGACATGCGTGTCTCCTGCTGTTATAGATGTTAAACTTGACGATAGAAGTATAGCATATTATTCAGGGGCTAATGCACGTAACCGGTTAACAACCTTTACGACCTCATCAGCAACGATCTCAACCTCTTCCGCGGTGTTGTAGCGTCCTAAACCGAAACGGACAGCAGTTAACGCCAGTTCATTTGGAATCCCCATTGCAACTAAAACATGTGATGCCGTCACCGATTCCGAATCACACGCCGACCCAGTTGACAGGGCGACACTCTTAAGCCCCATCAGTAGGGCATGGCTCTGCACACCCGCGAAACAGAGGTTCAGATTGCCCGGTAGCCGCTGTTCAGGATGCCCATTGAGATGAATGCCTCCCAATCGTGCAGTTAACTTCTGATGGAGTGCGTCTCGCAAGGTCGCTACGCAACTTTTTCCCGTCTCCATGTAGTTTTTAGCAAGTTCACACGCTGCCCCTAAGCCGACAATTCCGGCGACGTTTAAAGTGCCGGGTCGAACGCCAGCTTCCTGTCCACCTCCGTGGAAAAGCGACTGCGGTCGAGGCACATCTCGACGGATGTAAAGCGCGCCGATCCCCTTTGGTCCATAAATCTTGTGCGCCGTTAGGGATGCGAGATCTACACCGAGTCTCTCCATCTCCGATGGCAACTGCCCGATACCTTGCACGGCATCCGAATGGAATGGCACGCCGTGTTTGGCAGCGACAGCAGCAATATCGGCGATCGGATTTATCGTGCCTACCTCGTTGTTCGCATACATGAAACTCATCAGAATCGTTCTCGGCGTAATGGTGGCTTCCACATCGTCATGACTCACCCTCCCGTATTTGTCTGCGGGGAGATACGTGGTTTCAAATCCTTCTGTCGCCAAGGCATAGCATGTATCGAGAATCGCATGATGCTCCGCGGTGCTCGTGATGATGTGGTTTCCCTTCTCTCTACAGGCGTAGGCGATCCCTCTCACAGCGAGATTGTCTGATTCGGTGGCACCGCTGGTGAAGATAACCTCTTCCGCTGAACAACCGAGCAGTTCAGCGACCTGCAGGCGCGCTTTTTCCACAGCATCCATTGCCGTAACACCGAAGGGGTGTGTGCTGGAAGCATTGCCGAAGTTTGTCGTGAGGTAAGGCATCATCGCCGCTAACACTTCTGGTGCTATTGGTGTTGTGGCGTGGTTGTCCATGTAGATGATATCGTTATTCACGAGGATTGTTCCTTCTGTGGACGGCACGGCGGCGCGTGTCTACTACTCTTAAAGACGTTCGCGGAACATGCCAATTTGTGGACGGCGGGAGAAAAGCGCGTGTAGCTTTTCTAAAGACCCTACTACTTTTAAAGCCGTTCGCGGAACATGTCAATCATGCCATCGGGTGGATCAAACGGCAATTCGACGACAGTGTTTGTCAACCCGCTATAGTAAATTCCCAACAACAGATTGAATTCCGCAAGGGATTGCTTTAGGTGGGTCGGATGCTCCTGACTCTCATCGTCGAGCCACGCAAATACTGCGTCTGTGAGTCCACCTTGAGCAATGACATCCTGTGCGCCGTAGTTGAGGTCGCCGCCTTCGTATCCACTGCCCGGTAGATTCCGTTCCCAACTCTCAAATCGCCAATGGACGAACCCTTTTTCACCAAAGACGCAGACCCGTTTATGCCTGTTATTTGAGGTATCGGGTAGCACACGGGGTGCCATGTCTGGTCCGAATGCGACTGAAACTTGCACGCCGTTGGCGTAGGTCACGAGTGCCGTAGCGTTGGCAGGGGAAGGTTGCGCGGTATCGAGTTGTTCCGCCCCAGAGATTTGTCCCTGGACCTTCACGGGTCGCGAGTTGTCGATATAGGAGGACACGAGTTGCAAGACGTGTGGGGCTTGGTCGACGGGTGGGTTACGTGCGCTTGCCTCAATAAATTTGATCGCACCGATTTTGCCTTCTGCGACATCACGCTTGAGGGCAAGATTTTGTGGATGGAAATTGAGTTGTGTGTTAACGACGAACTTCGTTTGCGTACGTTCGGCAAGCCCGGAAATCTGCCGCCAGTCTTCGCTCTCCACAGCGATCGGTTTTTCAACAATCGCAGCAGGTACCCCGTGTTCAGAGGCTTGGTTCATCAGCGGGTAGCGGATGCGTTCGTTGCTGCCGCGCAGCACGGGCGCGGTAACGATGTGCAGGAGGTCGGGTTTCTCTTTTGAAAGCATTTCGTCGAGATCGGTATACCGAGCATCAATACCGAACTCATCGCCGAAATCGTTGAGCAGATCTTCCTGCATGTCGCAAATAGCAGCGAGTTTGCCACCCTTGACGTGTTGATATGCGCGTGCGTGCCCACGGGCACGTCCTCGGCATCCTAAAATCGCACTTTTATACATTGTGCTGTCTCCTTTTATTCATGAATCCAGATAGTTCATTATAGGTCAAGTGCGCTTTTAAAGCAACGCTTTTCATAAAATTCCCCTTTAAAGAAAAGTGGAAATACGGTATAATATCCCCAAAAATGGAATACCGCGTCGGGGGAAAAGATGCAACGTTATCTTTCTATTTCCATAGTATGCTGTGCAGTCGTCCTCTTTTCAGGATGCCAATCCAAGGCACTGCGGATGCTGATCGAACCACAGGAGCTTTACAACTACGCCGTCGCCGAAGGGGTCACCTGCACCTCATCCGAAATGATAGATGGCGATGTGGAGACGAGGGGATACGCCGATGGGCGGTGGATTCACCTAAACTTGCCAACGCAAAAGGCGATTCACCGGATCACCATCAATGGAACTAATATTATAAACGCCATGATATACGAGAAATTGGAAGGTGAAGGACGTTGGCGTGCGTTTATGCAGATCCAGAACAATGAGAGTCGAATCATTAAAATGCGCGTTAGCGGTGTCGTGACGGAAGCGATCCGCATCTACATCAGCGGCACCACTGATGATGAAAAACAAGCCAGTCGGTATGATCCCAGGCGCGGCGCGATCGTCCCGCAAATAAGGTTAGGCAGAGCGTTTATACATGAACTTGAGGTTTATGGACTCGTCTCAAAGGGGAAATCCCCAGAATAAGGGCATACAACAATGAAACGCTTGATTTTTGAAGATATATACAGTTGGGGGGTCTTTAGTAGAGACCGACAGATAGACTTTAACGGACATTTGTGGGTGCGTCCCGACGGAAATATCCTGATAGATCCGGTTCCAATGTCTGACGACGACCGAGAACACCTGAAATCACTCGGTGGCGCGAAGTTGATCGTTCTGACCAACGCCGATCATGAACGAGAAGCCGCTGCTTTTCAGGAATGGACGGGTGCCGATGTAATTGTGCATGAAGCCGATGCAGATGCGCTGAACGTCACACCGACCCGAACGGTTCAGGACCGTGAGGCGATTGTTCCGGGTTTACACGCCATCCATCTCCGACACGGCAAAAGTCCGGGTGAAATCGCGCTCTATTTCCCAGAAAAACAGACCGTCCTGTTCGGGGATCTCGTGGTCGGTGAACCGATGGGTGCGCTGACACTGCTCACCGATAGTAAGCTGAGCGATCCACCGAAAGCGGCACTGGAACTGCGCAAAATTTTGGAACTCCGATTCAATACAATTCTCGTCGGGGACGGGCACTCCATTTTTAAAGATGCCCGCCAATACCTCGTTGATTGTCTGCAAGCGCGGCGCGACATTTACATCAACCGGATTCATATCGATGAAATCGCGTGGCAGCATAAAAATGCACCACACCCTTACGACTTCGAGGACAAGGACATCGATCCGCTCATCGGCGGCAAGAATTTAGGGTATCGCGTGATCCGGCTGCAACCGGGTAAGATGAGTTTCCCGATGCATTTCCACAATTTCGGGGAGGAGATGTGCTACGTCATGGAGGGTGCCTGCACGCTCAAAACTCCGCGAGGCGATGTAGAGGTTAGTGAAGGCGATTTCCTTGCGTTTCCACCGGGGACCATCGGGGCACATAAGTTTGTAAACAGCAGCGATGCTCCCGTCACCTTATTCATTCTCGGCACAACGACACCGCACGATGTGAGTGAATACCCGGATTCTAATAAGGTCCTCCCATACATTGTTGGGAAGATTTATCGTAGAGACCCAAGCCTGAGTTATTGGGACGGCGAAGTTTAACATGACTTACGTTCTACGCAATCTCTGATTCTCTTTTGCACGGGCATCCTCTTGCTCTGGATTGACAACCCCACTTCATTTTTTAAACTTTCCTTGCGGAGTAGTTGCGTGGGTTTTGTGTTTAACGTGCTTTGCTCTTGAATCGCCTGCGCCGTTGTTGCAGGCTAACAATTTGGGTTATTAATACCGAATTGAGATTCTGTAGCAGTATATCCGATTTGGAGAAAGGAAGCGACA
This window contains:
- a CDS encoding phytanoyl-CoA dioxygenase family protein, with the translated sequence MKKQEMTMNEEPTLQDQRFKLSPDERAFWNENGYLVRLNVFTREENDVFRQVAEDIVDRKRPFPTVHIDQNALVRDGKAAQQGIYAMHKIHFPSCYDPEFLTRVRDPRLTDPLVDLLGPDILGINTLFIWKAPKIGLGFPWHQDKFYFRTRFRTETTVGTWTAIDPADRENGCLYVIPGSHKWDIFEHGDLEGSQQQEFKMARGVRDEDGVAVEVPPGAVIWFHSHLLHKSMDNHSLRFRRSFVAHYLSAQAEWVKPKPAGGSAVMWIRGKTYPGKVQEVEHDVVPIPEF
- a CDS encoding phytanoyl-CoA dioxygenase family protein: MNTDSTRQDLRFGLRSDELSYWKENGYLVRLNVFTAEENDALRQVAEDVVDGKRPYPDTNIDQNALVRDGKVEEQGIYAMHKIHHPSCYCPEFLARVRDLRLTDPLVDILGPDILGINNLFIWKAPKIGLGFPWHQDKFYFRNRFNTETTVGTWTAIDTADRDNGCLYVIPGSHKRDIFEHDDLEGSQQQEFKLARGARDEEGVPVEVPPGAVIWFHSHLLHKSTDNHSLRFRRSYVIHYLSAQAEWAHPAALKSRQRQPVMWIRGKTFPNKVHEVERDVRPTSEST
- a CDS encoding LamG domain-containing protein — its product is MIAWKSPVMILMILLCGTGLSVADVLEDALVGAWLFDENQGGTAADASGNGHDGDIQGAKWVQGKIGTALEFNGDGNIVEIPHDKVFDLTEYTISAWIKTEPTGLWQTVIGKEPVAGNPRNYGIFVAGNTKLLGVNYTTAGAWKTAFSKTVAADGKWHHVAATFDGTFLRAYFDGVMEGETKTEIPPDHNTEPVRIGRWGNPRGDYWAGVLDEVAMFSQALTEDEINDITMNMRDALAVEASGKLTVTWGTLKRSFSR
- a CDS encoding nucleotidyltransferase — encoded protein: MARKRTVKYPPKRGKFTRRQIQRAVDKVVRERLERGTGEVPTLTYPAQASPLLEAIADALDISENHYTHIVKLYESLGAWLERDESKVACYSPEIYPQGSFVLGTVTKPLSDAEEYDIDLVSEVRLQKTEISQEKLKHLVGKEIKAYAHAMNMCFLPKETQHSWKLNYANGAQFHVDILPAVSNAAPFKFPPESKEGSSSNRLDFEIAITDNTLPNYCQIDTNWPCSNPKGYAEWFRSRMKKRGAAIRRSLTRRQIDNVPDYRIKTPIQQSIQILKRHRDIWFDKNQFAYDEKAKPSSIIITTLAAHAYYNEKDLQQTLLKILTQMPHYIEYDNNGVTLIRNPVNPLENFAAEWQEHPIRQACFMDWLKQVEIELTEALELSNIQRVEKSLKFCLGERVVKEGTRRIREKSASCCSSV
- a CDS encoding phytanoyl-CoA dioxygenase family protein translates to MGITEAEKKQLDEQGCIVIPGVLSDAEIEVYRADILRLAEEEKRNGLARQHTDGYGQHVRWLVNKGQMYEQLVARPKVMPYFEHLLAPDYTLSTLTSNIIDPGAPDGGYHVDSVLGTMPEPLPSFPLVANSLWLLDDFTPENGGTRHVPGIHLQRIKPPPGTTHHPDEVRLSAPKGSVFLFNGAIWHSAGANKTDQQRIALICFCCRSFVKPMFDFVHHLKPEVIERATPTLRRIYGFDSQPQPPDQPTR
- a CDS encoding DUF362 domain-containing protein, yielding MQEKQFKVRAAHCDYRATEEEIYQTLRRITDPLTRAWKPIETAKKVVMKFNMMKPAERIIYFEGRRRELVDDAVCRAVLRLIKEHTTAQLVATDTNPYTHGHRMPPNFNYEYLLKEFDVQFVDSNLPPFTVYDVPGGGSMFDRYTLSSCFDDADAVVSVAKMKNHAFMGITLCTKNLFGLPPMLLPEGRTRSYYHHLIRLSYVLPDLALITKPCLNIIDALTGQWGREWGGVGRICNALIAGDHPISTDTVGMHLMGHDPQSDWPTPPFKRDRNHILIAAQRGYGTVNLDEIDWESEVKAPLAEFDSVETDTPGTVANWRRTTCEQGLVYLENQKDLIDRYRNNFIYMQGGEVVWSGPDPSNLGSRRQLSGDKKDSALWLKLVDAEEHEGERFNVYEECLKPFAA